Proteins encoded together in one Campylobacter peloridis LMG 23910 window:
- the mraY gene encoding phospho-N-acetylmuramoyl-pentapeptide-transferase, translating to MLYLTEYTNYMFFSYISVRAGFAFFIALFLSLYFMPKFIKWAQNKKANQPIYAYAPKTHQEKSHTPTMGGLVFIFATIIASVLSADLNNTFVIVGLLCLILFCIIGLVDDLGKILKKDNHAGLSPKMKLLGQFSAAFICVALLYFFNTNTEFYLPFYKHAIFDGGVFMLFLWILVIVSSSNAVNLTDGLDGLATVPSIFSLLSLGIFLYLSGNAIYSSYLFLPKIQGLGELVVVSAALVGALMGFLWYNCYPAQVFMGDSGSLSIGAFLGYLGIVSKNEILLLLIGFVFVLETISVILQVGSFKIFNKRVFKMAPIHHHFEKIGWVENKIIVRFWMIALLANLIALISIKLR from the coding sequence TTGCTTTATCTTACAGAATATACAAATTATATGTTTTTTTCTTATATTAGTGTGCGCGCTGGGTTTGCTTTTTTTATAGCATTGTTTTTAAGTTTATATTTCATGCCTAAATTCATTAAATGGGCACAAAATAAAAAAGCAAACCAACCTATTTATGCTTATGCTCCAAAAACACATCAAGAAAAATCTCATACTCCAACCATGGGTGGATTAGTTTTTATCTTTGCAACTATCATAGCTAGCGTTTTAAGTGCTGATTTAAACAATACTTTTGTAATTGTAGGCTTATTGTGCTTGATTTTATTTTGTATAATAGGCTTAGTAGATGATTTAGGAAAAATCCTAAAAAAAGACAATCACGCAGGTCTTAGTCCCAAAATGAAACTTTTAGGGCAATTTAGTGCTGCTTTTATTTGTGTTGCATTGTTGTATTTTTTTAATACAAACACTGAATTTTATCTACCATTTTATAAACATGCTATTTTTGATGGCGGGGTATTTATGCTTTTTTTATGGATTTTAGTTATAGTTTCAAGCTCTAATGCTGTAAATTTAACCGATGGGCTTGATGGCTTAGCCACCGTTCCTTCTATATTTTCTCTTTTAAGTCTTGGAATTTTTTTATATTTAAGTGGTAATGCTATTTATAGTTCATATTTGTTCTTACCTAAAATTCAAGGGCTAGGAGAACTTGTTGTTGTGAGTGCAGCATTAGTCGGTGCTTTGATGGGATTTTTGTGGTATAATTGTTACCCTGCACAAGTATTTATGGGAGATAGTGGAAGTTTAAGCATAGGAGCCTTTTTGGGTTATCTTGGTATAGTTAGCAAAAATGAAATTTTACTTTTACTTATAGGTTTTGTATTTGTTTTAGAAACCATTTCAGTAATTTTACAAGTTGGAAGTTTTAAAATTTTCAATAAAAGAGTATTTAAAATGGCACCTATTCATCATCATTTTGAAAAAATAGGCTGGGTAGAAAATAAAATCATTGTGCGATTTTGGATGATAGCCTTACTTGCTAATCTTATAGCATTAATAAGCATAAAGTTAAGATAA
- the gpmI gene encoding 2,3-bisphosphoglycerate-independent phosphoglycerate mutase, translating into MSQKCILVITDGIGYNKNQDFNAFFHAKKPNYEKLFKQVPNTLLKTSGLAVGLPEGQMGNSEVGHMCIGSGRIIYQNLVKINKAIEDNTLKDNKALKELLQKCKRVHIIGLYSDGGVHSMHTHFNALLKICKQENKEVFAHAISDGRDCSPNSGLEFIKNLQDFCQKEEICFASLAGRFYAMDRDKRYDRTKLYYDALFAKAPICSDFIQFIQKSYDENITDEFLTPVISQNFDGIKAEDGVIFINFRNDRMRQLVASLTQESFNEFPKEVFVKNAITMSLYDESFKLPIMFEKEELNNTLAQVIAKANLSQLHTAETEKYAHVTFFFNGGKEELEYNETRILIPSPKVKTYDEKPQMSAKEVTDEVIKGIEKGEDFIVVNFANGDMVGHTGDFEAAVSAVECVDECLGRVVACAKKHDYAFIITSDHGNCEAMQDKNGDLLTNHTIFDVFVFIHAKGVEKIKEGMGLSNIAASVLKIMGLSIPKEMDEALF; encoded by the coding sequence ATGAGTCAAAAATGTATTTTAGTGATAACAGATGGTATAGGATATAATAAAAATCAAGACTTTAATGCTTTTTTTCATGCTAAAAAACCTAATTATGAAAAACTTTTTAAACAAGTGCCAAATACTTTATTAAAAACAAGTGGTTTAGCAGTTGGTTTGCCTGAAGGCCAAATGGGAAATAGCGAAGTAGGGCATATGTGTATAGGAAGTGGCCGTATTATTTATCAGAATTTAGTTAAGATAAATAAGGCCATAGAAGATAATACTTTAAAAGATAACAAAGCCTTAAAAGAGCTTTTGCAAAAATGTAAAAGAGTGCATATTATAGGGCTTTATAGCGATGGAGGGGTGCATTCTATGCATACGCATTTTAATGCACTTTTAAAAATTTGTAAACAAGAAAATAAAGAAGTATTTGCTCATGCAATTAGCGATGGTAGGGATTGTTCGCCAAATTCAGGTTTGGAATTTATAAAAAATTTACAAGATTTTTGTCAAAAAGAAGAAATTTGCTTTGCTTCTTTAGCAGGAAGATTTTATGCTATGGATAGGGATAAGCGTTATGATAGAACTAAGCTTTATTATGATGCTTTATTTGCTAAAGCACCAATTTGTAGTGATTTTATACAATTTATACAAAAAAGTTATGATGAAAATATCACAGATGAATTTTTAACCCCAGTTATTAGTCAAAACTTTGATGGTATTAAGGCTGAAGATGGTGTGATTTTTATCAATTTTAGAAATGATAGAATGCGTCAATTAGTCGCTTCTTTAACTCAAGAAAGTTTTAATGAATTTCCAAAAGAAGTGTTTGTAAAAAATGCTATTACTATGAGTTTGTATGATGAGAGTTTTAAATTGCCTATAATGTTTGAAAAAGAAGAGCTTAATAATACTTTAGCACAAGTGATTGCAAAAGCAAATTTAAGCCAATTACACACTGCAGAAACAGAAAAATACGCTCATGTGACTTTTTTCTTTAATGGTGGAAAAGAAGAATTAGAGTATAATGAAACAAGAATTTTAATCCCAAGTCCAAAGGTAAAAACTTACGATGAAAAGCCTCAAATGAGTGCTAAAGAAGTTACAGATGAGGTGATTAAGGGCATTGAAAAAGGTGAAGATTTTATCGTAGTAAATTTTGCCAATGGCGATATGGTAGGACACACGGGTGATTTTGAAGCTGCAGTTAGTGCGGTTGAATGTGTGGATGAGTGTTTGGGTAGGGTGGTTGCGTGTGCTAAAAAGCATGATTATGCTTTTATCATTACCTCAGATCATGGAAATTGCGAAGCAATGCAAGATAAAAATGGAGATTTACTAACAAATCATACAATTTTTGATGTTTTTGTTTTTATTCATGCAAAGGGGGTTGAAAAGATAAAAGAAGGTATGGGACTTAGCAATATAGCAGCTAGTGTTTTAAAGATTATGGGACTTAGCATTCCAAAAGAGATGGATGAAGCTTTATTTTAA
- the fabG gene encoding 3-oxoacyl-ACP reductase FabG: MKFSGKNVLITGASKGIGAAIAKELATHGLKVWINYRSKPELADALKEEIEKNGGIAAVIKFDASVEEEFVNAVATIIQSDGELSYLVNNAGITNDKLALRMSMDDFSSVINANLNSSFLGCREALKAMSKKRFGAVVNIASIVGEMGNVGQSNYSASKGGMIALTKSFAKEGAARNIRYNCITPGFIKSDMTEVLSDEIKQNYINNIPLKRFADASEVAQAVAFLLSDHSSYITGEILKVNGGLYM; encoded by the coding sequence ATGAAATTTAGTGGAAAAAATGTTTTAATAACAGGTGCAAGTAAAGGCATAGGTGCAGCAATTGCAAAAGAATTAGCAACTCATGGTTTAAAAGTTTGGATTAATTATAGAAGTAAGCCTGAGCTTGCTGATGCACTAAAAGAAGAAATTGAAAAAAATGGTGGCATTGCAGCTGTAATTAAATTTGATGCTAGTGTTGAAGAAGAATTTGTTAATGCTGTTGCTACTATTATACAAAGTGATGGCGAGCTTAGTTATTTGGTTAATAATGCAGGTATTACTAATGATAAATTAGCACTTAGAATGAGTATGGATGATTTTTCATCAGTGATTAATGCGAATTTAAATTCAAGCTTTTTAGGTTGCAGGGAAGCTTTAAAAGCTATGAGTAAAAAGCGTTTTGGCGCGGTGGTAAATATCGCCTCTATAGTTGGAGAGATGGGAAATGTAGGGCAGAGTAATTATAGCGCTAGCAAAGGTGGTATGATAGCACTAACAAAATCTTTTGCTAAAGAAGGTGCAGCTAGAAATATAAGATATAACTGCATTACCCCTGGTTTTATAAAAAGCGATATGACAGAAGTTCTAAGCGATGAAATAAAACAAAATTATATAAACAATATCCCTTTAAAACGCTTTGCTGATGCGAGTGAAGTAGCCCAAGCTGTAGCATTTTTACTAAGTGATCATTCTTCTTATATCACAGGAGAAATTTTAAAGGTTAATGGCGGACTTTATATGTAA
- the acpS gene encoding holo-ACP synthase, producing the protein MIGCDIVLCSRIEKIYDRHKTLFLDKFLSKQEQSYIKNTNTLAGFWAIKEAASKALGVGISKECSFFDIIIFKDSKNAPHIQFSQKIIKEFNIKSTSVSVAHDGGFAIAVVAIETKQG; encoded by the coding sequence ATGATAGGATGTGATATAGTCTTATGCTCTCGCATAGAAAAAATTTATGATAGACACAAAACGCTTTTCTTGGATAAATTTTTATCCAAGCAAGAGCAAAGTTATATTAAAAATACCAATACATTAGCAGGATTTTGGGCTATTAAAGAAGCAGCTTCTAAAGCTTTAGGTGTAGGAATTTCAAAGGAATGTTCTTTTTTTGATATCATTATCTTTAAAGATAGCAAAAATGCTCCTCACATTCAATTTTCTCAAAAAATTATAAAAGAATTTAATATAAAATCAACTAGTGTAAGTGTAGCTCATGATGGGGGTTTTGCTATAGCAGTAGTGGCTATAGAAACCAAGCAAGGATAA
- the fliL gene encoding flagellar basal body-associated protein FliL, with translation MDEQVETKKKGGNTLVIIIVVFLFVFLLVIIGAIAYLMFSGGNSEENPTAQNEEATQQAAPAPKKTNAVAARGSDYANIGVMYPLAPFTLNLLSDGGARYVKCTIQLEQNVETLTPELDKKSAIIRDIIIRTLTSKTFEEVSTTKGKERLKDELTGKINEVLTDGFIKNIYFTDFVVS, from the coding sequence ATGGATGAACAAGTAGAAACTAAAAAAAAGGGTGGTAATACTTTAGTTATTATTATCGTAGTTTTCTTGTTTGTATTTTTACTTGTAATTATAGGAGCAATAGCTTATTTAATGTTTAGTGGTGGAAATTCTGAAGAAAATCCTACTGCACAAAATGAAGAGGCTACTCAGCAAGCTGCACCAGCACCGAAAAAAACCAATGCAGTAGCAGCTAGAGGAAGTGATTATGCAAATATTGGAGTGATGTATCCTTTAGCACCTTTTACTCTAAATTTATTAAGTGATGGTGGTGCAAGATATGTAAAATGCACTATACAACTTGAACAAAATGTTGAAACTCTAACTCCAGAACTTGATAAAAAAAGTGCAATTATAAGAGATATTATCATTAGAACATTAACTTCAAAAACATTTGAAGAAGTAAGCACTACCAAAGGAAAAGAAAGACTAAAAGATGAATTAACCGGTAAAATCAACGAAGTTTTAACCGATGGCTTTATAAAAAATATTTATTTTACTGATTTTGTTGTATCTTAA
- a CDS encoding YheO-like PAS sensor domain-containing protein gives MDKETRTYYIKLVKFLADTLGRNYEIVLHDVSEDGANIAEIANNHISKRTINSPLTGFAIEMIKNKVYLERDYITHYKTSPKNSQITSGSTFFIKKDEKLEGLLCINHDTSAFKKISDEILNLGNIYDNSYEDTQQDNKEYIRLDLEEIVEDISGMDIESFKNKNLKPKEKQKIIASLYEKGVFNVKGVIPKVAEILNISEPSVYRHLQKIK, from the coding sequence ATGGACAAGGAAACAAGAACTTATTATATAAAGCTTGTTAAATTTCTTGCTGACACTTTAGGAAGAAACTATGAAATAGTTTTACATGATGTAAGTGAAGATGGTGCTAATATAGCAGAAATTGCAAATAATCACATTAGCAAAAGAACAATCAATTCTCCTTTAACAGGTTTTGCAATAGAAATGATTAAAAACAAAGTTTATTTAGAAAGAGATTACATTACGCATTATAAAACTTCACCAAAAAATTCTCAAATTACATCAGGCTCAACTTTTTTTATAAAAAAAGATGAAAAGCTTGAAGGTTTACTTTGTATAAATCATGATACTTCAGCATTTAAAAAAATATCAGATGAAATTTTAAATTTGGGAAATATTTATGATAATTCCTATGAAGATACTCAACAAGATAACAAAGAATATATAAGATTAGATTTAGAAGAAATTGTTGAAGATATATCTGGAATGGATATAGAAAGCTTTAAAAATAAAAATTTAAAACCTAAAGAAAAACAAAAAATAATTGCTAGTTTATATGAAAAAGGGGTGTTTAATGTAAAAGGAGTTATACCAAAAGTTGCAGAAATTTTAAATATCTCCGAACCTAGTGTTTATAGACATTTGCAAAAAATAAAATAA
- a CDS encoding catalase: MKKLTNDFGNIVADNQNSLSAGAKGPLLMQDYILLEKLAHQNRERIPERAVHAKGSGAYGELKITKDISQYTKAKVLQLGESTPLFIRFSTVAGEAGAADAERDVRGFAIKFYTKEGNWDLVGNNTPTFFIRDAYKFPDFIHTQKRDPRTHLRSNNAAWDFWTLCPESLHQVTILMSDRGIPASYRHMHGFGSHTYSLINDKNERFWVKFHFKTKQGIKNLTNEEAANLIANDRESHQRDLYEAIEKGDFPKWTFQIQVLKEDEVDKLGFNPFDLTKVWPHSIAPLIEVGEMVLNKNVQNYFNEVEQAAFSPSNIVSGIGFSPDKMLQARIFSYPDAHRYRIGTNYHLLPVNRAKSEVNTYNVAGAMNFDTYKNGPAYYEPNSYDDSPKEDKSYLEPDLALEGNAQRYAPLDDDFYTQPRALFDIMNQDQKEQLFKNIAASMNGVDEKIIARALNHFEKISSEYANGVKKALKM, from the coding sequence ATGAAAAAATTAACTAATGATTTTGGAAATATAGTTGCGGATAATCAAAACTCACTAAGTGCTGGCGCTAAAGGTCCGCTTTTAATGCAAGATTATATCTTACTTGAAAAACTTGCTCATCAAAACAGAGAAAGAATTCCAGAAAGAGCAGTGCATGCTAAAGGAAGTGGTGCTTATGGGGAGTTAAAAATCACAAAAGATATTTCTCAATACACCAAGGCAAAAGTTTTACAACTTGGAGAAAGCACACCTTTGTTTATAAGATTTTCAACCGTTGCAGGTGAAGCAGGTGCAGCAGATGCAGAAAGAGATGTAAGAGGTTTTGCGATTAAATTTTATACTAAAGAAGGAAATTGGGATTTAGTAGGCAATAATACTCCAACATTTTTTATAAGAGATGCTTATAAATTCCCTGATTTTATCCACACTCAAAAAAGAGACCCAAGAACGCATTTAAGAAGTAATAACGCTGCATGGGATTTTTGGACTTTATGCCCTGAGAGCTTACATCAAGTAACTATCTTAATGAGCGATAGAGGAATTCCTGCAAGCTATCGTCATATGCATGGTTTTGGAAGCCATACTTATAGTTTGATTAACGATAAAAATGAAAGATTTTGGGTGAAATTTCATTTTAAAACCAAGCAAGGTATTAAAAATTTAACCAATGAAGAAGCTGCAAATTTAATAGCAAATGATAGAGAAAGTCATCAAAGGGATTTATATGAAGCTATTGAAAAAGGAGATTTTCCAAAATGGACTTTTCAAATTCAAGTTTTAAAAGAAGATGAGGTAGATAAACTTGGTTTTAATCCTTTTGATTTAACTAAAGTTTGGCCACATAGCATTGCACCTTTGATTGAAGTGGGTGAGATGGTATTAAATAAAAATGTACAAAATTATTTCAACGAAGTAGAACAAGCTGCATTTAGCCCAAGCAATATAGTCTCTGGTATTGGTTTTAGTCCTGATAAAATGCTTCAAGCTAGAATTTTTTCTTATCCTGATGCACACAGATACCGCATAGGAACAAATTATCATTTATTGCCAGTTAATCGTGCAAAAAGTGAAGTAAATACTTACAATGTAGCAGGAGCTATGAATTTTGATACTTATAAAAACGGCCCTGCTTATTATGAACCAAATAGTTATGATGATAGCCCAAAAGAAGATAAAAGCTATCTTGAGCCTGATTTAGCACTTGAAGGCAATGCACAAAGATATGCTCCACTTGATGATGATTTTTATACCCAACCAAGAGCCTTGTTTGATATAATGAACCAAGATCAAAAAGAGCAATTATTTAAAAATATCGCTGCTTCTATGAATGGGGTTGATGAAAAAATCATTGCTAGAGCACTAAATCATTTTGAAAAAATTTCAAGCGAATATGCAAATGGAGTTAAAAAAGCTTTGAAAATGTAA
- a CDS encoding ankyrin repeat domain-containing protein has protein sequence MFSNEEEQRIQELCTMAFDFARKNDLQNLKTMIEAGLSVNLKNHKGDSLLMLASYHNAYECAKFLLENNARVDEKNDRGQTPLAGVCFKGYLPMCKLLVEYGANIDENNGLGMTPFTFALMFGRKDIVEFLTKHSKKTFFKKIAFGVLKIFKRNKS, from the coding sequence ATGTTTAGCAACGAAGAAGAACAAAGAATTCAAGAACTTTGCACTATGGCTTTTGATTTTGCAAGAAAAAATGATTTGCAAAATTTAAAGACTATGATAGAAGCAGGTTTGAGCGTGAATTTAAAAAATCACAAAGGCGATAGCCTTTTAATGCTTGCAAGTTATCACAATGCTTATGAATGTGCTAAGTTTTTACTAGAAAATAATGCTAGAGTAGATGAAAAAAATGATAGAGGACAAACTCCATTAGCAGGAGTGTGTTTTAAGGGATATTTGCCTATGTGTAAGCTTTTAGTAGAATATGGAGCAAATATAGATGAAAATAATGGCCTTGGTATGACCCCTTTTACCTTTGCACTAATGTTTGGGCGCAAAGATATAGTGGAGTTTTTAACAAAGCATTCTAAAAAAACTTTTTTTAAAAAAATAGCCTTTGGTGTGTTGAAAATTTTTAAAAGAAATAAAAGTTAA
- the argH gene encoding argininosuccinate lyase — protein sequence MSQKAEKLWGGRFDLPTNKLVEEYTASLPVEPRLAPFDIQGSIIHCTMLAKQGIIKEDEAKAIIKGLEQVREEIQNGTFVFDIADEDIHMAIEKRMTQIVGPVGGKLHTARSRNDQTTLDSKIHMRAVIKEVLTQITTLQKEIIHQAQKNIKAIMPGYTHLQTGQPILFSHWIMAYFWMLSRDYSRFEDLYKRMNECPLGAAALGGTTFNIDRHFCAKELGFIKPTENSIDSVSDRDHMVEFTSVAAMCFMHLSRFCEELILFSSQDFKFIELSDDFCTGSSIMPQKKNPDVAEKMRGKTGRMYGNVMAMLTIMKGIPLAYNTDMSEDKAAVYDSMDTLMASLKIITPMIEKMQVNANNTRAAAAKGFSNATDMADYLVRKNIPFREAHSIVGGAVNYCIKHGKMLEELSMEEFHQFNENIQEDIYEAIALETCIDARVSYGGTGTKVVLEQIEHAKELLNSYKAKV from the coding sequence ATGTCACAAAAAGCAGAAAAATTGTGGGGAGGGCGTTTTGATTTGCCTACAAATAAATTGGTTGAAGAATATACAGCTTCACTGCCAGTTGAGCCAAGACTTGCCCCTTTTGATATACAAGGAAGTATAATCCACTGCACTATGCTTGCAAAACAAGGCATTATAAAAGAAGATGAAGCAAAGGCTATCATCAAGGGTTTAGAGCAAGTTAGAGAAGAAATTCAAAATGGAACCTTTGTTTTTGATATAGCTGATGAAGATATTCATATGGCTATAGAAAAAAGAATGACACAAATTGTAGGCCCAGTAGGTGGAAAGCTTCACACTGCAAGAAGTAGAAATGACCAAACTACGCTTGATTCTAAAATTCACATGAGAGCTGTTATTAAAGAAGTATTAACTCAAATTACTACTTTGCAAAAAGAAATTATCCATCAAGCACAAAAAAATATCAAAGCTATCATGCCAGGTTATACACATTTACAAACTGGTCAACCTATACTTTTTTCACATTGGATTATGGCATATTTTTGGATGTTAAGTAGGGATTATTCTCGCTTTGAAGATTTATATAAAAGAATGAATGAGTGTCCTTTAGGAGCGGCTGCACTTGGTGGAACTACATTTAATATAGACAGACATTTTTGTGCCAAAGAACTAGGCTTTATTAAACCAACAGAAAATAGCATTGATAGTGTAAGCGATAGGGATCATATGGTTGAATTTACTTCTGTGGCTGCAATGTGTTTTATGCACCTTAGTCGTTTTTGTGAAGAGCTTATACTTTTTTCAAGTCAAGATTTTAAATTTATAGAATTAAGTGATGATTTTTGCACTGGTTCAAGCATAATGCCTCAAAAGAAAAATCCTGATGTAGCTGAAAAAATGCGTGGTAAGACAGGTAGAATGTATGGCAATGTTATGGCAATGCTAACTATCATGAAAGGCATTCCACTAGCTTATAATACTGATATGAGTGAAGATAAGGCTGCAGTTTATGATTCTATGGATACTTTAATGGCAAGTTTAAAAATCATAACTCCTATGATAGAAAAAATGCAAGTAAATGCTAATAACACAAGAGCAGCTGCTGCAAAAGGATTTTCAAATGCCACAGATATGGCTGATTATTTAGTAAGAAAAAATATACCATTTAGAGAAGCTCATAGTATAGTTGGTGGAGCTGTGAATTATTGTATTAAACATGGAAAAATGCTTGAAGAGCTTAGTATGGAAGAATTTCATCAATTTAATGAAAATATCCAAGAGGATATTTATGAGGCAATTGCTTTAGAAACTTGTATAGACGCAAGAGTATCTTATGGTGGCACAGGAACTAAAGTAGTTTTAGAGCAAATTGAACATGCAAAAGAACTTTTAAATAGCTATAAAGCAAAGGTATAA
- a CDS encoding anaerobic C4-dicarboxylate transporter family protein, protein MDIVFILELFIIFSMIAIGGRYGGIGLGVAGGLGMCILVLVFGMQPASLPVSVVFIILAVITCVSVLQSAGGLDLLVKIAEKLLKKKPQAIVFMGPLITSSFTIFCGTTYVAFSVYPVIAEVAAQAKIRPERALSVSVIAAGIGVVASPMSAATAGMVAILAVSGVGLVQILAVVMPAFLIGVICACLSVFKRGKELEQDEEFQRRIKTGEYHFLSEDLQNKDSKHDPMAKRSLYVFALGILTIIFFGTFTNLLPHYELANGKIERLSTPNLIQMIMLATACLIMLFAKVPANKLGEASVFKSGLIGVVGVFGIAWMTGTFFEAYKPLFSDSLSHIVEDYPYLFGLALFAFSMVIFSPSATVAALMPLGVSLGIPPQILIVLYPCVAGDFIVPGANQIACVAFDRTGTTKIGKFVINHSYLRPGFVLITCATLAGYFISQFVF, encoded by the coding sequence ATGGATATTGTTTTTATACTAGAGCTTTTTATTATATTTTCTATGATAGCCATAGGTGGTAGATATGGTGGTATAGGACTTGGGGTTGCAGGTGGGCTTGGTATGTGTATTTTGGTTTTAGTTTTTGGTATGCAACCAGCTTCACTTCCTGTGAGTGTTGTGTTTATCATACTTGCTGTGATTACTTGTGTGAGTGTTTTACAAAGTGCAGGCGGACTTGATTTGCTAGTTAAAATAGCAGAAAAATTACTCAAGAAAAAACCACAAGCCATTGTTTTTATGGGGCCATTAATCACTTCAAGTTTTACAATATTTTGTGGGACTACTTATGTGGCTTTTTCTGTTTATCCAGTGATTGCTGAAGTAGCTGCTCAAGCTAAAATTCGTCCTGAAAGAGCATTATCAGTTTCAGTTATAGCAGCAGGTATTGGGGTGGTAGCCTCACCTATGAGTGCAGCCACTGCAGGTATGGTTGCTATTTTAGCTGTTAGTGGTGTAGGGCTTGTTCAAATATTAGCTGTGGTAATGCCAGCATTTTTAATTGGTGTTATATGTGCTTGTTTGAGTGTTTTTAAAAGAGGAAAAGAACTTGAACAAGATGAGGAATTCCAAAGAAGGATAAAAACAGGAGAATATCATTTTTTAAGCGAAGATTTGCAAAATAAAGACAGCAAGCATGATCCTATGGCAAAAAGATCTTTATATGTTTTTGCTTTAGGAATTTTAACCATTATTTTCTTTGGAACTTTTACGAATTTATTGCCTCATTATGAGCTTGCAAATGGTAAAATAGAAAGACTTTCTACTCCAAATTTAATCCAAATGATTATGCTTGCAACAGCTTGCTTGATTATGCTTTTTGCTAAAGTTCCTGCTAATAAACTAGGCGAAGCCTCTGTGTTTAAATCAGGACTTATAGGGGTTGTAGGGGTTTTTGGTATAGCTTGGATGACAGGAACATTTTTTGAAGCCTATAAGCCTTTATTTAGTGATTCTTTATCGCATATTGTAGAGGATTATCCTTATTTGTTTGGCTTAGCTTTATTTGCTTTTTCTATGGTTATTTTTTCGCCTTCAGCAACAGTGGCTGCTTTAATGCCTTTGGGTGTGAGTTTGGGAATTCCTCCTCAAATTCTTATCGTGCTTTATCCTTGTGTGGCTGGAGATTTTATAGTCCCAGGTGCTAATCAAATAGCATGTGTAGCTTTTGATAGAACAGGCACAACAAAAATAGGCAAATTTGTGATTAATCATTCTTATTTAAGGCCAGGTTTTGTATTAATCACTTGTGCGACACTTGCTGGATATTTTATCTCTCAATTTGTCTTTTGA
- a CDS encoding YheO-like PAS sensor domain-containing protein, translated as MDAQQKELFIKLTQFLGQVLGDKYEVVFHVISKEGSYIAAIANNHISGRTINSPLTSFASELVQEKEYLNKDFLCDYKAKVGKSKIVTGSTFFIKNQNKIVGILCINHDTTEIRNAISKIIELEKINDFSDLLNISNHQNTNLHHMSNIETLSHSIEDILAENIDLKYLESGYNLSTEQKDEIIKNLHSKGIFNIKGSIPIVAKFLNMSEPSVYRYLQKLKK; from the coding sequence ATGGACGCACAACAAAAAGAATTATTTATTAAACTAACACAATTTCTAGGACAAGTGCTTGGAGACAAATACGAAGTTGTTTTTCATGTTATTTCAAAAGAAGGCTCTTACATAGCAGCGATTGCAAATAACCATATTAGTGGAAGGACAATTAATTCTCCATTGACTTCTTTTGCAAGCGAACTTGTGCAAGAAAAAGAGTATTTAAACAAAGATTTTTTATGTGATTATAAAGCAAAAGTTGGAAAATCTAAGATAGTAACTGGCTCAACTTTTTTCATAAAAAATCAAAATAAAATCGTAGGAATTTTATGTATAAACCATGATACCACCGAAATTAGAAATGCTATAAGTAAAATTATAGAACTTGAAAAAATCAATGATTTTAGTGATTTATTAAACATTTCAAATCATCAAAATACAAATTTACATCATATGAGTAATATAGAAACACTTAGCCATTCTATAGAAGATATTCTAGCTGAAAATATAGATTTAAAATATTTAGAATCAGGTTATAATTTAAGCACAGAACAAAAAGATGAAATTATTAAAAATCTTCATTCAAAAGGAATTTTTAATATAAAAGGAAGCATACCTATAGTCGCTAAATTCCTTAATATGTCAGAACCTAGCGTTTATAGGTATTTACAAAAACTTAAAAAATAA
- a CDS encoding Rid family detoxifying hydrolase gives MANYPKAIGPYSAYREANGLLFISGQLPINPQSGNIESEDVKEQTRQSLLNIKAILEENNLYFNNVVKTTCFLANIDDFLAFNEVYSEFFAAPYPARSAFAVKDLPKGAKVEIEVIAHKG, from the coding sequence ATGGCAAATTACCCAAAGGCTATAGGACCATATTCAGCTTATAGAGAAGCTAATGGTTTATTGTTTATTTCAGGACAACTTCCTATTAATCCACAAAGTGGCAATATAGAAAGTGAAGATGTAAAAGAGCAAACAAGACAATCTTTGCTAAATATTAAGGCTATATTAGAAGAAAATAATCTTTATTTTAATAATGTAGTTAAAACAACTTGCTTTTTAGCAAATATTGATGATTTTCTAGCTTTCAATGAGGTTTATTCTGAATTTTTCGCAGCTCCATATCCTGCAAGAAGTGCTTTTGCGGTAAAAGATCTTCCTAAGGGTGCTAAAGTGGAGATAGAGGTTATTGCTCATAAAGGATAG